A region of Solea solea chromosome 7, fSolSol10.1, whole genome shotgun sequence DNA encodes the following proteins:
- the LOC131462302 gene encoding odorant receptor 131-2-like codes for MADNSSVTGGGTLRHFGERFYVVQLLVSIFLCVNVMLIVTLFSKVYFYTTMRYILFTVTLLSDTLILFITDVLFILAYHAMTMPIALCVPVYIVVVVYTFVTPLMLTSMTLECYVAICMPLRHGELCTSRRALHCVLIIYGLSFVPLTLILSIFFASAPTSLYSEHRICSMDIFVYLRWQDNAKMAVYQLYFFVMSATIIFSYIKIMKAAKKAVSGENNKSSRRALERVTLHGFHLLFGLIQLWCPFMETAALQTDFKLFLNVRYFNYIVFNLTPRCLSPLLYGLRDEKVFLALKRNTPFQFHFGQNRVRITRI; via the coding sequence GTCGTGCAGTTGCTGGTTTcgatttttctgtgtgtcaaCGTGATGCTCATCGTGACCCTTTTCTCAAAAGTCTACTTCTACACAACCATGCGATACATCTTATTCACTGTGACTCTATTGTCTGATACCTTGATTTTATTCATCACTGACGTTCTGTTTATCTTGGCTTATCATGCAATGACGATGCCTATCGCCCTGTGTGTTCCCGTCtatattgttgtggttgtgtacACTTTTGTCACACCTTTGATGCTCACATCCATGACGCTGGAGTGCTATGTGGCCATTTGCATGCCCCTGCGTCACGGAGAGCTGTGCACGTCACGCAGAGCTCTGCACTGCGTCCTCATCATTTACGGCCTCAGCTTTGTACCGTTGACTCTCATCCTCTCCATCTTCTTTGCATCAGCTCCCACAAGCTTGTACTCCGAGCACAGGATATGCTCCATGGACATATTTGTGTATCTCCGATGGCAGGACAACGCTAAAATGGCTGTGTATCAGTTGTACTTTTTCGTCATGTCTGCCACCATCATCTTCTCCTACATTAAGATCATGAAAGCAGCCAAAAAAGCTGTGTCAGGAGAGAATAACAAGTCGTCAAGGAGAGCGCTCGAGAGAGTGACTCTTCACGGCTTTCACCTCCTTTTCGGTCTCATCCAGCTGTGGTGTCCGTTCATGGAGACTGCTGCACTTCAGACTGATttcaagctttttttaaatgtcaggtaTTTCAATTACATAGTGTTTAATCTCACTCCAAGATGCCTGAGTCCGCTTCTGTACGGCCTCAGGGATGAAAAGGTTTTTCTTGCCCTGAAACGAAATACACCTTTTCAGTTCCACTTTGGACAAAACAGAGTGAGGATCACGagaatttga